The following coding sequences are from one Streptomyces sp. NBC_00536 window:
- a CDS encoding MFS transporter, with translation MTHTAPGPETGTPEVPAPAAPAPAAGTRAAVPPAARASVRATFSEAPLAVKTLLAGVFINRLGGFLNIFLVLYLTSLGHSAGKATLALGAYGAGTVLGVLIGGSFSARLGARNTSAVSMAGSAALTAALLYLTDYGALLAVVVLAGLAGQMFRPASAALLSELAGPDRQVMVFAMYRFGLNLGAMAAPLVGFGLFRLGGDSYDLLFWGEALIALAFALLAWRTLPAGKAATPDTTLPAGSYLAVLRDRRFTLYLIATVLHTAVYAQYLSTLPLDVAAAGLGLIWYTAAVSLNGLLVIAFELLLTKVTQDWPVRVTIGLAFALLGGGVALYGLPMGPAVIVIGTLVWTLGEIIGGPAIFSYPAVIAPARLKSHYLGSFHFAFGLGSALGPVAGGWLFAALGHSFWYAVGGISLLATVLALLALRATPAIPEPGE, from the coding sequence GTGACGCACACCGCACCAGGGCCGGAGACCGGGACCCCCGAGGTCCCGGCTCCGGCCGCCCCGGCCCCGGCCGCCGGAACCCGCGCGGCCGTCCCCCCGGCCGCGCGGGCCTCCGTACGCGCCACCTTCAGCGAAGCGCCGCTCGCCGTGAAGACCCTGCTCGCCGGGGTGTTCATCAACCGGCTCGGCGGCTTCCTCAACATCTTCCTCGTCCTCTACCTCACCTCGCTCGGGCACTCCGCGGGCAAGGCCACCCTCGCGCTCGGCGCCTACGGCGCGGGCACCGTCCTCGGCGTCCTCATCGGCGGCTCGTTCTCCGCCCGCCTCGGCGCCCGCAACACCAGCGCCGTCAGCATGGCCGGGTCGGCCGCGCTCACCGCCGCCCTGCTCTACCTCACCGACTACGGCGCCCTGCTCGCCGTGGTCGTCCTCGCCGGGCTCGCCGGGCAGATGTTCCGGCCCGCCTCGGCGGCCCTGCTCTCCGAACTCGCGGGCCCCGACCGGCAGGTCATGGTCTTCGCCATGTACCGGTTCGGGCTGAACCTCGGCGCGATGGCCGCGCCGCTCGTCGGCTTCGGCCTCTTCCGGCTCGGCGGCGACTCCTACGACCTGCTGTTCTGGGGCGAGGCCCTGATCGCCCTGGCCTTCGCCCTGCTCGCCTGGCGCACCCTGCCCGCGGGCAAGGCCGCCACGCCGGACACCACCCTCCCCGCGGGCAGCTACCTGGCGGTCCTGCGCGACCGCCGCTTCACCCTCTACCTGATCGCCACCGTCCTGCACACCGCCGTCTACGCCCAGTACCTGTCCACGCTGCCGCTCGACGTGGCCGCCGCCGGACTGGGCCTCATCTGGTACACCGCCGCCGTGTCCCTCAACGGCCTGCTCGTCATCGCCTTCGAGCTGCTGCTCACCAAGGTCACCCAGGACTGGCCGGTACGGGTCACCATCGGCCTGGCCTTCGCCCTGCTGGGCGGCGGAGTCGCCCTCTACGGGCTGCCGATGGGCCCGGCCGTCATCGTCATCGGCACCCTCGTCTGGACCCTGGGCGAGATCATCGGCGGGCCCGCGATCTTCTCGTACCCGGCGGTGATCGCGCCCGCCCGGCTCAAGAGCCACTACCTGGGCAGCTTCCACTTCGCCTTCGGCCTGGGCTCCGCCCTCGGCCCGGTGGCGGGCGGCTGGCTGTTCGCCGCCCTCGGCCACTCCTTCTGGTACGCCGTCGGCGGGATCTCCCTCCTGGCCACCGTGCTGGCCCTGCTGGCACTGCGCGCCACCCCGGCGATACCGGAGCCCGGGGAGTGA
- a CDS encoding LuxR family transcriptional regulator, whose translation MNAAQGATSTIDPLDTLLRMADTLGSLSRYAAESAEHATAGLPPALAPSAGIEYLHGGPEITRAIHEALREARHEILTAQPDGPRPDATLDEAYEAVRGHLDRGVAMRTLYQHSSRFHEATKRYVGCVQARGAQVRTLPEFFNRMIVIDGEVAFIPADEARSSAVLVRDPAVNRFLADVFEKAWDRAEPYPFRPVRAADAACEVIPDMRRAIRKLLIEGRSDKAIARRLGISLRSVQGHVSCLRDEFGAQHRFQLGYLMGLAEREES comes from the coding sequence ATGAACGCCGCCCAGGGAGCCACCTCCACCATCGACCCGCTCGACACCCTCCTGCGCATGGCCGACACCCTCGGCAGCCTCTCCCGGTACGCCGCCGAGAGCGCCGAGCACGCCACCGCCGGTTTACCGCCGGCCCTCGCCCCGTCCGCCGGCATCGAATACCTGCACGGCGGCCCCGAGATCACCCGCGCCATCCACGAGGCCCTGCGCGAGGCCCGCCACGAGATACTCACCGCCCAGCCCGACGGCCCCCGGCCCGACGCCACCCTCGACGAGGCGTACGAGGCCGTCCGCGGCCACCTCGACCGCGGGGTCGCGATGCGCACCCTCTACCAGCACAGCTCGCGCTTCCACGAGGCCACCAAGCGGTACGTGGGCTGCGTACAGGCGCGCGGCGCCCAGGTCCGCACCCTCCCCGAGTTCTTCAACCGGATGATCGTCATCGACGGCGAGGTGGCCTTCATCCCCGCCGACGAGGCGCGCTCCTCCGCCGTCCTCGTCCGCGATCCGGCCGTCAACCGCTTCCTCGCCGACGTGTTCGAGAAGGCCTGGGACCGCGCCGAGCCCTACCCCTTCCGCCCGGTCCGCGCCGCCGACGCCGCCTGCGAGGTGATCCCGGACATGCGCCGGGCCATCCGCAAGCTCCTCATCGAGGGCCGCTCCGACAAGGCCATCGCCCGCCGGCTCGGCATCAGCCTGCGCTCGGTCCAGGGTCATGTGTCCTGCCTGCGCGACGAGTTCGGGGCCCAGCACCGCTTCCAGCTCGGCTACCTGATGGGCCTGGCCGAGCGCGAGGAGTCCTGA
- a CDS encoding histidinol-phosphate transaminase, whose amino-acid sequence MSAPRPPVLPQPLPRKESTMYLLAANENPYPPLPSVAEALTEAAGRVNRYPDRSSAQLTDRLADRLGVPAGQLALGAGSVGVFQHLLQSFVREDGDEVLYAWPSFEAYPHLTDIARGVSVRVPLGPGAVHDLDAMAAAVGEHTRVVIVCNPNNPTGTTVPGADLERFLDRIPAGVLVVLDEAYREFVTDPLSADGASLLPGRPDLVVVRTFSKAYGLAGLRIGYAVAHEPVAARIRAAVVPYGVNSAAQAGAVASLDAEAELLARVEELVKERERTALALADLGLAPARSEANFLWLGLGDRAAEFGAACAEAGVAVRAFPGEGVRITIGTPEANDTALAVAAAFAPRS is encoded by the coding sequence CTGAGCGCGCCCCGGCCCCCTGTCCTGCCACAACCCCTTCCCCGAAAGGAATCCACCATGTACCTGCTCGCCGCCAACGAGAACCCCTACCCGCCGCTGCCATCGGTCGCCGAGGCGCTCACCGAAGCCGCCGGACGGGTCAACCGCTACCCCGACCGCTCCTCCGCACAGCTCACCGACCGCCTCGCGGACCGGCTCGGGGTCCCGGCCGGGCAGCTCGCGCTCGGCGCGGGCTCGGTCGGGGTGTTCCAGCACCTCCTCCAGTCGTTCGTGCGCGAGGACGGCGACGAAGTCCTGTACGCCTGGCCGTCCTTCGAGGCCTACCCGCACCTCACCGACATCGCCCGGGGCGTCAGCGTGCGCGTCCCGCTCGGCCCCGGCGCCGTCCACGACCTCGACGCGATGGCCGCCGCGGTCGGGGAGCACACCCGCGTGGTCATCGTCTGCAATCCGAACAACCCGACCGGCACCACCGTCCCCGGCGCTGACCTGGAGCGGTTCCTGGACCGGATACCGGCCGGGGTGCTCGTCGTACTGGACGAGGCCTACCGGGAGTTCGTCACCGACCCGCTGTCCGCCGACGGGGCGTCGCTGCTGCCCGGCCGCCCGGACCTGGTCGTCGTCCGCACCTTCTCCAAGGCCTACGGTCTCGCGGGCCTGCGGATCGGGTACGCCGTCGCCCACGAGCCGGTGGCCGCGCGGATCCGGGCGGCCGTCGTGCCCTACGGCGTGAACAGCGCCGCCCAGGCCGGGGCGGTGGCCTCGCTGGACGCGGAGGCCGAGCTGCTCGCGCGGGTCGAGGAGCTGGTCAAGGAGCGGGAGCGGACCGCGCTCGCGCTCGCCGACCTGGGGCTGGCCCCCGCCCGGAGCGAGGCCAACTTCCTGTGGCTCGGACTCGGCGACCGGGCCGCGGAGTTCGGCGCCGCATGCGCGGAAGCCGGGGTGGCCGTTCGGGCCTTCCCCGGCGAGGGGGTCCGGATCACGATCGGTACCCCGGAGGCCAACGACACCGCTCTCGCGGTGGCCGCCGCCTTCGCGCCCCGTTCCTGA
- a CDS encoding class I adenylate-forming enzyme family protein produces MTDSRPGFADTVLNPAQRAALAADESVGGGNLLRSALAASPSPTTPFVHSTRPITNLEGVEQYDYSLAEIERLAQSWSAWYLSQGVQPKDRVAVWFEDSFAYSVHFYAIAQIGAIAVLINSKATPAIAESLLEQTAPVGLYADQARLDGLAATGTILDALDWTQTEEALPAPPAAELPETSYWQHVGEDPVVILHSSGTTGRPKPTIHTHKTIVAGPQFRLVDFKENPGALMLTALPQSHLGCIAFTVYAVLAGTPVVAHSDRDGADLAATVAAHRPTAVMAFAHSYAELASLDGADGALDSVNSWVSIGDAVHQAHINKVLSLRSPELDSAQFFDRLGTTELGWGVLLKIRTRDSERNDRCAGQPVGVAEVAILRKDGSHADIGEVGFLAARGPAITPGYWGDSATTYRYKLAGHWLPGDMAYKDANGDFFLVDRAADQIQTAQGPAYSVLMEEVLLNDVPAFEDVAVVAGGEGEAIVPVAVVTTKEGAEDVEKLLIRANEALTAAGHPALRLLEVAADEADFPVGVTGKVLKRKLREKYADLGAYLQDGADKTIAAAG; encoded by the coding sequence ATGACCGACTCCCGCCCGGGCTTCGCCGACACCGTCCTCAACCCCGCACAGCGCGCCGCGCTCGCGGCCGACGAGAGCGTCGGCGGCGGAAACCTGCTGCGCTCCGCGCTCGCCGCCAGCCCGAGCCCGACGACCCCCTTCGTCCACTCCACCCGGCCGATCACCAACCTGGAGGGGGTGGAGCAGTACGACTACAGCCTTGCGGAGATCGAGCGGCTCGCCCAGTCCTGGTCCGCCTGGTACCTGAGCCAGGGCGTGCAGCCCAAGGACCGGGTCGCGGTCTGGTTCGAGGACTCCTTCGCGTACTCCGTGCACTTCTACGCGATCGCCCAGATCGGCGCGATAGCCGTCCTCATCAACAGCAAGGCCACCCCCGCGATCGCCGAGTCCCTGCTGGAGCAGACCGCCCCCGTCGGCCTGTACGCCGACCAGGCGCGGCTCGACGGTCTGGCCGCGACCGGCACCATCCTGGACGCCCTGGACTGGACGCAGACCGAGGAGGCGCTGCCCGCGCCGCCCGCGGCGGAGCTGCCCGAGACCTCGTACTGGCAGCACGTGGGCGAGGACCCGGTGGTGATCCTGCACTCCTCCGGGACCACGGGCCGCCCCAAGCCGACGATCCACACCCACAAGACCATCGTGGCGGGACCGCAGTTCCGGCTGGTGGACTTCAAGGAGAACCCGGGCGCGCTGATGCTCACCGCGCTCCCGCAGTCCCACCTGGGCTGCATCGCCTTCACCGTCTACGCGGTGCTGGCCGGGACCCCGGTCGTCGCGCACAGCGACCGCGACGGCGCCGACCTGGCGGCGACGGTGGCCGCGCACCGGCCGACCGCGGTGATGGCCTTCGCGCACTCCTACGCCGAACTGGCCTCCCTGGACGGCGCGGACGGCGCCCTCGACAGCGTCAACTCCTGGGTGTCCATCGGTGACGCCGTCCACCAGGCGCACATCAACAAGGTGCTCTCGCTGCGCTCGCCCGAGCTGGACTCGGCGCAGTTCTTCGACCGGCTCGGCACCACGGAGCTGGGCTGGGGCGTGCTGCTGAAGATCCGCACCCGTGACTCCGAGCGCAACGACCGCTGCGCCGGCCAGCCGGTGGGCGTCGCCGAGGTGGCGATCCTGCGCAAGGACGGCAGCCACGCCGACATCGGCGAGGTGGGCTTCCTGGCCGCGCGCGGCCCGGCCATCACCCCCGGCTACTGGGGCGACTCCGCCACCACCTACCGCTACAAGCTGGCGGGTCACTGGCTGCCGGGCGACATGGCCTACAAGGACGCGAACGGCGACTTCTTCCTGGTGGACCGCGCCGCCGACCAGATCCAGACCGCCCAGGGGCCCGCGTACTCGGTGCTCATGGAGGAGGTCCTGCTCAACGACGTGCCCGCCTTCGAGGACGTCGCGGTGGTCGCGGGCGGCGAGGGCGAGGCCATCGTGCCGGTCGCCGTGGTGACCACCAAGGAGGGCGCCGAGGACGTCGAGAAGCTCCTGATCCGCGCGAACGAGGCCCTGACGGCGGCCGGTCACCCGGCGCTGAGGCTGCTCGAAGTCGCCGCGGACGAGGCGGACTTCCCGGTCGGCGTCACCGGCAAGGTGCTCAAGCGCAAGCTGCGCGAGAAGTACGCCGACCTCGGCGCCTACCTCCAGGACGGCGCGGACAAGACCATCGCGGCGGCGGGCTAG
- a CDS encoding prephenate dehydrogenase: protein MIRRAVIVGGQGAVGRLFTEKLFGSGIMICVVDPAGAGEPAAGGARRIHGDITDISPALEKELRLADVVMLAVPEPVALASIKGVAAAMRPGTLLVDTLSVKQRIAEELSAHLDGVEGLGLNPMFAPALGFEGRVVAASVTYDGPLTTELLGLVESWGARVVRVDAVEHDRLTAVSQALTHATVLSFGLALHGLGTDSVEVGRIAPPPHKTLASLLARVSSGTPEVYWDVQAANPQAAGARTALAEAARRLADTVKDGDEADFAALMATVRGALGAELDNYRELCARIFASV from the coding sequence GTGATCCGCCGCGCGGTCATCGTCGGCGGGCAGGGCGCGGTCGGCCGGCTCTTCACCGAGAAGCTGTTCGGCAGCGGGATCATGATCTGCGTGGTGGACCCGGCGGGCGCCGGGGAACCCGCCGCGGGCGGTGCCCGCCGGATCCACGGCGACATCACCGACATCTCCCCGGCCCTGGAGAAGGAACTGCGGCTCGCCGACGTGGTGATGCTGGCGGTGCCGGAACCGGTGGCGCTCGCCTCGATCAAGGGGGTGGCGGCCGCGATGCGGCCCGGCACCCTGCTGGTCGACACCCTCTCGGTGAAGCAGCGGATCGCGGAGGAACTGAGCGCCCACCTCGACGGGGTGGAGGGCCTCGGCCTGAACCCCATGTTCGCCCCGGCCCTCGGTTTCGAGGGCCGGGTGGTGGCCGCGTCGGTGACCTACGACGGGCCGCTCACCACCGAACTGCTGGGCCTGGTCGAGTCCTGGGGGGCCCGGGTCGTCCGGGTCGACGCCGTCGAACACGACCGGCTGACCGCCGTCTCCCAGGCGCTCACCCACGCCACCGTCCTCTCCTTCGGGCTGGCCCTGCACGGGCTCGGCACCGACAGCGTCGAGGTCGGCCGGATCGCCCCGCCCCCGCACAAGACCCTCGCGTCCCTGCTCGCCCGGGTCTCCTCCGGCACCCCGGAGGTGTACTGGGACGTCCAGGCCGCCAACCCGCAGGCCGCGGGCGCCCGTACGGCGCTCGCCGAGGCCGCCCGGCGGCTCGCCGACACCGTCAAGGACGGTGACGAGGCGGACTTCGCGGCCCTGATGGCCACGGTCCGCGGCGCGCTGGGCGCCGAACTCGACAACTACCGCGAACTCTGCGCGCGGATCTTCGCCTCGGTCTGA
- the pabB gene encoding aminodeoxychorismate synthase component I, producing the protein MRTLLIDNHDSFTYNLYQLLGEVNGRPPVVVTNETDWSTLSMDDYDAIVISPGPGRPERARDFGISARAILESGLPVLGVCLGHQGICHLFGGEVGHAPQPMHGRVSEITHTGGEIFAGIPSPYPVVRYHSLAAIRLPEELEPTAWTADGVVMAVRHRTLPVWGVQFHPESISSGYGRELLANFRDLALAEGARKDTVPQGAYAVQVRKVGMLPDTEEAYRELFAGNDHGFWLDSSNVTEGLSRFSFMGDGTGPLAEYLTYQVLEHTVRIQRRDGRDELVEESVFDYLEKQLTDRRIEVPEGLPFEFNLGYVGYLGYELKADTGGHQAHKADTPDAALLFADRMVAFDHAEGATYLLALTRGAATEAETADWLDRTAARLMALGPAPAAAVGAAPRSFATTGMTDPALADIIRMRHDRTGYLDRIAEIHQEIHDGESYEVCLTNQVGIKARIDPLETYAALRRISPVPYGALLDFPGVSVLSGSPERFMTIGTDRTAESKPIKGTRPRGATPAEDEALRQDLLGNEKDQAENLMIVDLIRNDLNIVAEVGSVHVPKLFHVETYAPVHQLVSTVRGTLRDGESAVTAVRAAFPGGSMTGAPKVRTMEIIDRLEEGARGVYSGSLGWFALSGAADLNIVIRTLVATEDRVTFGVGGAVIALSDADEEFEETVVKSRAMVQAVVGTALHPVAAPAQLPAPSASLAPHTAGSAA; encoded by the coding sequence ATGCGAACTCTTCTGATCGACAACCACGATTCGTTCACCTACAACCTCTACCAGCTGCTCGGGGAGGTGAACGGCCGCCCGCCGGTCGTCGTCACCAACGAGACCGACTGGTCGACGCTGTCGATGGACGACTACGACGCGATCGTCATCTCCCCCGGCCCCGGCCGCCCCGAGCGCGCACGCGACTTCGGCATCAGCGCCCGCGCCATCCTGGAGAGCGGTCTGCCCGTCCTCGGCGTCTGCCTCGGCCACCAGGGCATCTGCCACCTCTTCGGCGGCGAGGTCGGCCACGCGCCGCAGCCCATGCACGGCCGGGTATCCGAGATCACCCACACCGGTGGGGAGATCTTCGCGGGCATCCCCTCCCCCTATCCGGTGGTCCGCTACCACTCGCTGGCGGCGATCCGGCTGCCCGAGGAGCTGGAGCCGACCGCCTGGACCGCCGACGGCGTGGTGATGGCGGTGCGCCACCGCACCCTGCCCGTCTGGGGGGTGCAGTTCCACCCCGAGTCGATCAGCAGCGGCTACGGCCGCGAACTCCTCGCGAACTTCCGCGATCTGGCCCTGGCCGAGGGCGCCCGGAAGGACACCGTCCCGCAGGGGGCGTACGCCGTCCAGGTCCGCAAGGTCGGGATGCTGCCCGACACCGAGGAGGCCTACCGGGAGCTGTTCGCCGGGAACGACCACGGCTTCTGGCTGGACAGCAGCAACGTCACCGAGGGCCTCTCCCGGTTCTCCTTCATGGGCGACGGCACCGGCCCGCTCGCCGAGTACCTCACCTACCAGGTGCTGGAGCACACCGTCCGGATCCAGCGCCGCGACGGCCGCGACGAACTCGTCGAGGAGAGCGTCTTCGACTACCTGGAGAAGCAGCTCACCGACCGCCGGATCGAGGTGCCCGAAGGGCTGCCCTTCGAGTTCAACCTCGGTTACGTCGGCTACCTCGGCTACGAGCTGAAGGCGGACACCGGCGGCCACCAGGCCCACAAGGCCGACACCCCGGACGCCGCCCTCCTCTTCGCGGACCGCATGGTCGCCTTCGACCACGCCGAGGGCGCCACCTACCTGCTCGCCCTCACCCGGGGAGCCGCCACCGAGGCCGAGACGGCCGACTGGCTCGACCGGACCGCGGCCCGCCTGATGGCGCTGGGCCCGGCCCCGGCCGCGGCCGTCGGCGCCGCCCCGCGCAGCTTCGCCACCACCGGGATGACGGACCCCGCGCTCGCCGACATCATCCGGATGCGGCACGACCGGACCGGCTACCTGGACCGGATCGCCGAGATCCACCAGGAGATCCACGACGGCGAGAGCTACGAGGTGTGCCTGACCAACCAGGTCGGGATCAAGGCGCGGATCGACCCGCTGGAGACCTACGCGGCGCTGCGCCGGATCAGCCCGGTCCCCTACGGCGCGCTCCTCGACTTCCCCGGGGTCTCGGTGCTGAGCGGCTCCCCCGAGCGGTTCATGACCATCGGCACCGACCGCACCGCCGAGTCCAAGCCCATCAAGGGCACCCGGCCGCGCGGGGCGACCCCGGCCGAGGACGAGGCGCTGCGCCAGGACCTGCTCGGCAACGAGAAGGACCAGGCGGAGAACCTGATGATCGTGGACCTGATCCGCAACGACCTCAACATCGTCGCCGAGGTGGGCTCGGTCCACGTGCCCAAGCTGTTCCACGTGGAGACGTACGCGCCCGTGCACCAGCTGGTCTCCACCGTGCGCGGCACGCTGCGCGACGGCGAGTCCGCGGTCACCGCGGTACGGGCCGCCTTCCCCGGCGGTTCGATGACGGGCGCGCCCAAGGTGCGCACGATGGAGATCATCGACCGGCTGGAGGAGGGCGCCCGCGGGGTGTACTCCGGCTCGCTCGGCTGGTTCGCGCTCTCCGGGGCCGCGGACCTGAACATCGTCATCCGCACCCTGGTGGCGACCGAGGACCGGGTCACCTTCGGGGTCGGCGGCGCGGTCATCGCGCTGTCGGACGCCGACGAGGAGTTCGAGGAGACCGTCGTGAAGTCCCGGGCCATGGTCCAGGCCGTGGTGGGCACCGCACTGCACCCGGTCGCGGCTCCTGCTCAACTCCCGGCGCCCAGCGCCTCCTTGGCACCCCATACCGCCGGGAGTGCGGCGTGA
- a CDS encoding chorismate mutase family protein gives MKGTAQATAGIDELRAKLDRIDERLLEELRARIGVCVEIALVKKDQGIPMMQPHRIGLVQERAAAFGTAHGIDTDFLRTLYDLVIAETCRVEDLVIGS, from the coding sequence ATGAAGGGCACGGCGCAAGCCACCGCCGGCATTGACGAGTTGCGCGCGAAGCTCGACCGGATCGACGAGCGGCTCCTCGAAGAACTACGGGCGCGCATCGGCGTATGTGTCGAGATCGCCCTCGTGAAGAAGGACCAGGGCATTCCGATGATGCAGCCGCACCGCATCGGGCTGGTCCAGGAACGGGCCGCGGCCTTCGGGACCGCCCACGGGATCGACACGGACTTCCTGCGCACTCTCTATGACCTGGTGATCGCGGAGACCTGCCGGGTCGAGGACTTGGTGATCGGCTCATGA
- a CDS encoding GntR family transcriptional regulator — translation MPETARQIADDLRARIDSGEFGPGARLPGEPALVKQYGVAKMTAANALKLLVGEGAAYSRPGSGTYVREFKPIRRVADRRLAQSQWSSGNSIWSADVSGRPMDVVDIEVYESVAPRWVARALALEEGAAVLVRSRRYVVEGSAVQKATSYFAADLVRSTPIAEANPGPGGVYARLADIGRGPVDFVEELRARMPSPEESEALDLLPGTPVVEIYRTALTAEGNPVEVNHMLLDAGSYVMQYNFQSQDAHRV, via the coding sequence ATGCCCGAGACGGCGCGACAGATCGCCGACGACTTGCGGGCACGGATCGACTCCGGCGAGTTCGGTCCCGGTGCTCGGCTGCCCGGCGAACCCGCACTGGTCAAGCAGTACGGCGTGGCCAAGATGACGGCGGCCAACGCCTTGAAGCTCCTCGTCGGCGAAGGCGCTGCCTACTCGCGCCCGGGTTCCGGGACGTACGTTCGCGAGTTCAAGCCGATCCGCCGGGTGGCGGACAGGCGGCTGGCCCAGTCGCAGTGGTCTTCCGGGAACTCGATCTGGTCCGCCGATGTGAGTGGCCGTCCGATGGATGTCGTGGACATCGAGGTCTACGAGTCCGTCGCACCGCGCTGGGTGGCGCGCGCCCTCGCTCTGGAGGAAGGCGCGGCGGTGCTGGTGCGTAGTCGCCGGTACGTGGTGGAGGGCTCGGCGGTGCAGAAGGCCACGTCGTATTTCGCCGCGGACCTGGTGCGGAGCACCCCGATCGCCGAAGCGAACCCCGGCCCCGGCGGGGTCTACGCCCGGCTCGCCGACATCGGCCGCGGGCCGGTCGACTTCGTGGAGGAGCTGCGGGCTCGTATGCCCAGTCCGGAGGAGTCCGAGGCCCTTGACCTGCTGCCTGGCACTCCGGTCGTGGAGATCTACCGGACGGCCCTCACGGCTGAGGGAAACCCGGTAGAGGTCAACCACATGCTTCTCGACGCCGGTTCGTACGTGATGCAGTACAACTTCCAGAGCCAGGACGCTCACAGGGTGTGA
- a CDS encoding NUDIX hydrolase — protein sequence MTHPRGAESPPRHSVSVAGAVVRADGRLLAIRRADNGAWELPGGVLELEETPEEGVRREVLEETGIEVEVAELTGVYKNITVGVLAMVFRCKPSGGAERTSDESTAVQWLTPEEVSERMSEVYAIRLLDALDGNGPRVRSHDGRHLITVR from the coding sequence ATGACTCATCCACGCGGCGCAGAGAGCCCACCCCGCCATTCGGTGTCCGTGGCAGGTGCAGTCGTACGGGCGGATGGCCGGCTGTTGGCGATCCGGCGTGCCGACAACGGAGCGTGGGAGCTGCCGGGCGGGGTGCTGGAGCTTGAGGAGACCCCCGAGGAAGGCGTACGGCGGGAGGTCCTGGAGGAGACCGGGATCGAAGTCGAGGTCGCGGAGCTGACCGGCGTGTACAAGAACATCACCGTCGGAGTGCTCGCCATGGTCTTCCGGTGCAAGCCTTCCGGGGGCGCCGAGCGCACGTCCGACGAGTCGACGGCAGTCCAGTGGCTCACGCCCGAAGAGGTGTCCGAGCGGATGTCCGAGGTCTACGCGATCCGGCTGCTGGACGCCCTGGACGGGAACGGGCCCCGCGTCCGGAGCCATGACGGGCGCCACCTGATCACGGTGCGGTGA
- a CDS encoding MFS transporter: MPPAHTGASTTVAASTLPFPAPPLPTPEGLSPGRPGYRRMSLALFAAGLATFTLLYSTQALLPAISDGFGVTAGQASWTVSAATGALALFVLPLSALSERFGRTRMMTWSMVTAVVLGLLVPFAPNLEWLVVLRAVQGAAIAGVPASAMAYLAEEVKPKALVGAIGLFVAGNAIGGMSGRLVTGWAAQAWGWRGGLLTVGVMSLLCAVAFLVLLPRARFFRPASLNPRAVGRTVAGHLRDPLLLRLYGIGALFMTVFGAVYTVIGYRLVEEPFSLGQGVIGSVFLVYLVGTVSSAAAGQLVARTGRRGALYLAVTTTAAGLLLSLSDALPSILAGLVLITAGFFAGHAVASSAVSRTAKTGRAQASALYQSAYYLGSSAGGTLGALAYHWAGWGATVGIALLAVAGVVSITLYGSHAARAERRSPHLAAAAR; the protein is encoded by the coding sequence ATGCCTCCCGCTCATACCGGGGCGTCCACCACCGTGGCCGCCTCCACCCTGCCGTTCCCCGCCCCGCCGCTCCCCACTCCGGAGGGCCTCTCCCCCGGCCGTCCCGGCTACCGCCGGATGAGCCTCGCGCTCTTCGCCGCCGGTCTGGCCACCTTCACCCTCCTCTACTCCACGCAGGCACTGCTGCCCGCGATCTCCGACGGCTTCGGGGTGACGGCGGGTCAGGCCAGCTGGACGGTGTCCGCGGCCACCGGCGCGCTCGCCCTCTTCGTCCTGCCGCTCAGCGCGCTCTCGGAGCGCTTCGGGCGGACCCGGATGATGACCTGGTCGATGGTGACCGCCGTCGTCCTCGGCCTGCTGGTGCCCTTCGCGCCGAACCTGGAGTGGCTGGTGGTCCTGCGCGCGGTGCAGGGTGCGGCGATCGCGGGCGTTCCCGCCTCGGCGATGGCCTACCTCGCCGAAGAGGTCAAGCCGAAGGCGCTGGTCGGGGCGATCGGTCTGTTCGTCGCGGGCAATGCCATCGGCGGGATGAGCGGCCGGCTGGTGACCGGCTGGGCGGCGCAGGCCTGGGGCTGGCGCGGCGGGCTGCTGACGGTCGGCGTGATGTCGCTGCTCTGCGCGGTGGCCTTCCTGGTGCTGCTGCCCCGGGCGCGGTTCTTCCGCCCGGCCTCGCTGAACCCGCGCGCGGTGGGACGTACCGTCGCCGGACACCTGCGCGATCCGCTGCTGCTGCGGCTGTACGGGATCGGCGCGCTGTTCATGACCGTCTTCGGGGCGGTGTACACGGTGATCGGCTACCGGCTGGTGGAGGAGCCGTTCTCGCTCGGGCAGGGCGTGATCGGGTCCGTCTTCCTGGTGTACCTGGTGGGTACGGTCTCCTCCGCGGCCGCCGGTCAGCTGGTGGCCCGGACCGGGCGCCGGGGCGCGCTCTACCTGGCCGTGACGACGACCGCCGCGGGTCTGCTGCTGTCGCTGTCCGACGCGCTGCCCTCGATCCTGGCGGGGCTGGTGCTGATCACGGCGGGCTTCTTCGCCGGGCACGCCGTCGCCTCGTCCGCGGTGAGCCGGACCGCGAAGACGGGCCGCGCGCAGGCCTCCGCGCTGTACCAGTCGGCGTACTACCTGGGCAGCAGCGCGGGCGGCACGCTCGGCGCGCTCGCCTACCACTGGGCGGGCTGGGGGGCGACGGTGGGCATCGCGCTGCTCGCCGTGGCGGGCGTCGTGTCGATCACCCTGTACGGGTCCCACGCGGCCCGCGCCGAGCGCCGCAGCCCGCACCTGGCGGCGGCCGCCCGCTGA